One region of Wyeomyia smithii strain HCP4-BCI-WySm-NY-G18 chromosome 3, ASM2978416v1, whole genome shotgun sequence genomic DNA includes:
- the LOC129732917 gene encoding neurofibromin isoform X1: protein MATQKPGEWANSLLARFEEQLPYRTGPHGTQARLSIDQTMTCLIQISRYRFSLVISGLTKMLQRVNEIFIILQFQPPACRGHEPERCCYDSLIIILETLERCLSGQSKDTARFEEAMNVKLLLREICQFIDIQNENNQNAASLKALASKVLYALSQNHFGAVFNRISARLQELSTCSEENPDYSDIELIQHIDLDVNRLTKLLTETIQKFKSLKKSAHLILLNSLEKALWNWIEFHPKEFEDLQRNPNDELSKCCETFFDILDSYAENKKARSAVWPLQIMLLVLSPKVLEEIVNADSGAPCSPRHLKKKHFMEGIKKGLGAHASSKQSTESAAIACVKLCKASTYININDSSNVTFQLVQSVINDLKALLFNPAKPFSRGQGFNFQDIDLMIDCWVSCFRIKPHNNEALKVCLSLNSPPAYHFVIVSSLLKIVTQARLPWWPQIDLVYARSGELRALFTDTLNKATQGYIAHTPLRMITSLTLKSKDAQSRLTRPDEGPAHKALLLLMVRLIHADPMLLLNSLGKAGHEVQSSTLELINGLVSLVHQPTMPDVAQEAMEALLALHSPDKIEVWNPEAPINTFWDVSSQVLFSISQKLIQHQIANYTDVLKWLREILICRNTFLQRHKDYANVGSQIAICRQAHIKLEVVFFMYLWSVDLDAVMVSLSCFGLLCEEAEIRSGSDELTVGFILPNYHLYQELSHASSTLTTQSVESRYNFYEHTQGRVALQKNIMSLMRKIEHCVNGVQPAWEETFRNWEVTSKLLQNYPKGKPEEGQAEVFHRTMGKRRASHQSSEHDLEEQITEWANMTWFQLALGGVCLQKPRNQRLAQSQILPIGVSGPSLMQSTTSLSSSSSGRGSMHPIMGSLVSSMGGGSQDVQYCPVTQFIGQLLRLLVCNNEKFGPQIQKHVKELVGQEMSAQLYPILFDQIRAIVEKFFDQQGQVVVTDINTQFIEHTIYIMKSVLDGRQSKDQNDQPSNAEHLGVTSIENLMLAIVRYVRHLDMTVHAIHIKTKLCQLVEVMMKRRDDLAFRQEMKFRNKLVEYLTDWVMGTSHQIAPPSSGDVTIITRDLDQACMEAVAALLRGLPLQPEESDRGDLMDAKSALFLKYFTLFMNLLNDCVDGSEADKDTNNPPLLPPRPRVAAGKLTALRNATIQAMSNLLSANIDSGLMHSIDLGYNPDLQTRAAFMEVLTQILQQGTEFDTLAESVMADRFEQLVQLVTMISDKGELPIAMALASVVTTSQMDELARVLVTLFDAKHLLSPLLWNMFYREVEVSDCMQTLFRGNSLGSKIMAFCFKIYGASYLQGLLEPLIRPLLDDPVTSFEVDPARLEASEDIEVNRKNLIALTQKVFDAIVNSADRFPPQLRSMCHCLYQVLSKRFPNLLQNNIGAVGTVIFLRFINPAIVSPQELGIVGKQVPTQIKRGLMLMSKILQNIANHVEFSKEQHMLCFNDFLRMHFEGGRRFFIQIASDCETVDQTSHSMSFISDANVLALHRLLWSHQERIGDYLSSSRDHKAVGRRPFDKMATLLAYLGPPEHKPVDSHLLFSSYARWSSIDMSSTNFEEIMVKHQMHEKEEFKTLKSMNIFYQAGTSKAGNPVFYYIARRYKIGETNGDLLIYHVILTLKPFCHSPFEVVIDFTHTCSDNRFRTEFLQKWFYVLPEVAYENLHAAYIYNCNSWVREYTKFHDRILAPLKGCRKLIFLDSPARLNDVIDPEQQKLPGATLSLDEDLKVFNNALKLSHKDTKVAIKVGPTALQITSAEKTKVLAHSVLLNDVYYASEIEEVCLVDDNQFTLSIANESSQLSFIHNDCDNIVQAIIHIRNRWELSQPDSVTVHQKIRPKDVPGTLLNMALLNLGSSDPNLRTAAYNQLCALTATFDLKIEGQLLETQGLCIPSNNTIFIKSVSETLATNEPHLTLEFLEECIQGFQRSTIELKHLCLEYMTPWLANLVRFCKPSDESKRQKQVALILEKLINLTIEQKEMYPSIQAKIWGSIGQIPELIDMVLDNFIHKSVSSGLGSPQVEIMADTAVALASANVQLVAKKVIGRLCRVMDKTCHSPTQYLEQHMMWDDIAILARYLLMLSFNNCLDVARHLPYLFHTVTFLVCSGSLSMRASTHGLVINIIHSLCTCTKPSFSEETQRVLRLSLDEFSLPKFYLLFGISKVKSAAVTAFRSSCRHPNDRWLGNERVSQAPPADRERLALPSLEVITDALLEIMEACMRDIPDCDWLQTWTSLAKSFAFCYNPALQPRALIVFGCISKSITDQDVKQLLRILVKALESFTDIILLESLVMCLTRLQPLLRPESPIHKALFWVAVSVLQLDESTLYAAGLALLEQNLHTLNSQQLFDKQNIADVMMATREPLEWHFKQLDHAVGLSFKSNFHFALVGHLLKGFRHPTPTTVSRTSRVLTMLLGIVAKPHRRDKFEVTPDSVAYLTALVCLSEEVRSRCHVKHTLPRWPVETGGVSEPGAGGGDHLSAGGAGNLQATAAGGQNVRRQKSWDMLDQSAIQYARQSHKVQPHQDPAIKGKSWRSLDLTHNPHMGMISHSSFVSHACTNTNTTTSTLSAYTTTNNNTLTNNANTSGGSSQHGGAYHRSDFRNRRSSSEPVNHQMVLVNPNIAKLMALKQAHIYTGTSISSASPSATTATITTTNNSNINTNAASAAVTMIITNTINLNTTCTSSATTTSTLTINTANSSATNSTSPAQSIEEIENDDEANNFIVDCLQDISSIKEKCSQTARLLFKTQRSFSVPTPKESQGKSADRQKERGSRSSVSNESNVLLDPEVLPDSSTQALVLTVLATLVKYTTDEAETRVLYQYLAEGSVVFPKVFPVIHSLLDQKVNNVLSVSTDQIVLASVQSIIQNMLASEDASQQPLHFLQSCGFGGLWRFAGPFTKYNMMVESSELFVNCLEAMVETCLPMEENTPMPPSPRPYNLSSSLSSLTLGSPTDKESLDHDGFSGSVSSLRRASCSRARSTKHRFVDSPTHNI from the exons ATGGCTACACAAAAGCCCGGAGAATGGGCCAATTCACTATTGGCCCGCTTCGAGGAGCAG CTACCCTATCGGACGGGTCCCCATGGAACGCAGGCCCGGCTCAGCATCGATCAAACGATGACCTGTTTGATTCAGATTTCCCGCTATCGGTTCTCGCTGGTTATTTCCGGCCTAACCAAGATGCTGCAACGAGTCAACGAAATT TTTATTATTCTACAGTTTCAGCCCCCAGCCTGCAGAGGACACGAACCGGAACGGTGCTGCTACGATTCGCTGATCATTATACTGGAAACGCTAGAACGCTGTCTCTCTGGCCAGTCGAAAGATACGGCCCGGTTCGAGGAGGCAATGAACGTGAAGTTGCTGCTGCGAGAAATTTGCCAGTTTATTG ATATCCAaaatgaaaacaatcagaatgcAGCTTCACTCAAGGCTCTGGCATCTAAGGTGCTGTACGCGTTGTCTCAAAATCATTTTGGAGCCGTTTTCAATCGTATATCTGCGCGACTGCAAGAACTGAGCACCTGTTCGGAGGAGAATCCGGACTACAGTGATATCGAACTGATTCAGCACATCGATTTAGACGTTAATCGGTTGACAAAACTATTAACAGAGACTATTCAAAAATTTAAGTCATTGAAAAAATCAGCACATTTAATCCTGCTAAACTCACTGGAGAAGGCACTTTGGAATTGGATCGAATTTCATCCAAAGGAGTTTGAGGATTTGCAGCGCAACCCTAACGATGAGCTGTCTAAGTGTTGCGAAACTTTCTTCGACATCCTGGATTCGTACGCAGAAAACAAAAAGGCCCGTTCGGCTGTGTGGCCGCTGCAGATCATGCTGTTGGTACTAAGTCCCAAAGTACTGGAAGAGATTGTGAACGCTGATTCGGGAGCACCGTGTTCACCGAGGCATTTGAAAAAGAAGCATTTCATGGAGGGCATAAAGAAAGGCTTGGGAGCTCATGCATCATCTAAACAATCCACCGAATCGGCAGCTATTGCGTGCGTTAAACTGTGTAAAGCCTCCACGTATATTAACATTAACGATTCCAGCAACGTAACTTTTCAACTGGTACAAAGTGTAATTAACGATCTGAAGGCGCTACTTTTCAACCCTGCCAAACCTTTCTCTCGTGGGCAAGGTTTCAACTTTCAGGATATCGATCTGATGATCGATTGTTGGGTTTCTTGCTTCCGGATCAAGCCGCATAACAACGAAGCGTTGAAGGTTTGTCTCAGTTTAAACTCACCGCCGGCGTACCACTTTGTCATTGTTAGCTCCCTGCTAAAGATAGTAACCCAAGCGAGACTACCATGGTGGCCACAGATTGATTTGGTTTATGCCCGTTCCGGAGAGCTGAGAGCGTTGTTTACCGACACCCTAAACAAAGCCACACAAGGATACATCGCTCACACCCCACTAAGGATGATTACTTCGTTGACGCTCAAGTCGAAAGATGCTCAGAGTCGGTTAACGAGACCGGACGAGGGGCCAGCTCATAAGGCATTGCTGCTGTTAATGGTCAGACTTATTCACGCTGATCCAATGCTGTTGTTAAATAGCCTCGGTAAAGCCGGCCATGAAGTGCAAAGCTCCACACTTGAGTTAATCAACGGTTTGGTTTCGCTGGTACACCAGCCGACAATGCCAGATGTAGCGCAGGAAGCTATGGAAGCGCTGTTAGCTCTCCACTCGCCGGATAAAATCGAAGTCTGGAACCCGGAAGCTCCTATAAACACCTTCTGGGACGTCAGCTCCCAAGTTTTGTTTTCGATCTCACAGAAATTGATTCAACATCAGATCGCAAACTATACGGATGTCCTGAAGTGGCTGCGCGAAATTCTAATCTGCCGAAATACGTTCCTCCAGCGGCACAAGGATTACGCTAACGTCGGCAGTCAAATCGCAATTTGTCGACAGGCTCACATTAAGCTGGAGGTGGTGTTCTTCATGTATCTGTGGTCTGTGGATCTTGATGCCGTGATGGTTTCACTGTCCTGTTTTGGTTTGCTTTGTGAAGAAGCGGAAATTAGGTCCGGCTCGGATGAACTAACGGTGGGTTTCATTCTACCGAATTACCACCTCTATCAGGAGCTTTCACATGCATCCAGCACGCTGACAACGCAAAGCGTTGAGTCGCGTTATAATTTCTACGAGCACACGCAGGGCAGGGTAGCCTTGCAGAAGAATATTATGTCACTGATGCGAAAGATCGAACACTGCGTCAATGGAGTTCAACCGGCCTGGGAGGAGACGTTCCGAAATTGGGAGGTCACCTCGAAACTATTGCAGAACTATCCCAAGGGAAAGCCAGAGGAAGGTCAGGCGGAAGTTTTTCACCGCACTATGGGTAAACGTCGAGCTAGTCATCAAAGTTCGGAGCACGACCTGGAGGAGCAGATCACAGAGTGGGCCAACATGACTTGGTTTCAGTTGGCCTTGGGAGGAGTTTGTCTGCAGAAGCCACGCAATCAGCGGCTGGCGCAGAGCCAAATACTTCCCATTGGAGTAAGTGGACCGTCGTTGATGCAGTCGACTACTTCGCTATCCAGTTCCAGCTCGGGACGGGGTTCGATGCACCCGATAATGGGATCGCTAGTTTCGTCAATGGGCGGAGGAAGTCAGGATGTTCAGTACTGTCCTGTGACGCAGTTTATCGGACAGCTTTTGCGTTTGCTAGTGTGCAATAATGAAAAATTTGGTCCCCAAATTCAGAAGCACGTGAAGGAATTGGTTGGGCAggaaatgtcagcccagttgTATCCGATTTTGTTCGATCAGATTCGAGCGATCGTGGAGAAGTTTTTCGATCAGCAGGGCCAGGTTGTGGTCACCGATATTAACACACAGTTTATCGAGCATACGATTTACATTATGAAATCGGTACTGGACGGTCGCCAGAGTAAAGATCAGAACGATCAGCCTTCGAATGCGGAACACCTGGGCGTGACAAGCATCGAGAATCTTATGCTGGCGATCGTGAGGTACGTTCGTCACTTGGATATGACCGTGCACGCAATCCACATCAAAACGAAACTCTGTCAACTGGTGGAGGTTATGATGAAGCGCCGTGACGATTTGGCGTTTCGACAGGAAATGAAGTTCCGTAACAAGCTTGTCGAGTACTTGACGGACTGGGTGATGGGAACGTCCCATCAGATTGCTCCTCCTAGCTCGGGAGATGTGACGATAATAACCAGAGATCTTGATCAAGCCTGTATGGAAGCGGTCGCTGCTCTACTGCGTGGATTGCCTCTTCAACCAGAGGAATCCGATAGAGGAGATCTGATGGATGCCAAAAGCGCTCTCTTTTTAAAGTATTTCACGCTGTTTATGAATTTGCTAAACGATTGCGTGGACGGATCGGAGGCGGATAAGGATACAAACAACCCGCCGTTGCTACCGCCTCGACCTAGGGTTGCTGCTGGCAAGCTGACCGCTTTGCGGAATGCTACTATTCAAGCGATGTCTAATCTGCTTAGTGCTAACATCGATTCTGGACTGATGCACTCCATAGATCTGGGCTACAATCCGGATCTACAGACGCGAGCCGCTTTCATGGAGGTTCTCACGCAGATTCTTCAACAAGGAACGGAGTTTGATACGCTGGCCGAGTCGGTGATGGCAGATCGGTTCGAGCAGCTGGTGCAGTTAGTAACTATGATCAGTGACAAAGGCGAACTTCCGATTGCTATGGCTTTGGCTTCGGTTGTCACAACATCCCAAATGGATGAATTGGCCCGTGTTTTAGTGACGCTGTTCGATGCCAAACATCTGCTTTCTCCACTGCTTTGGAACATGTTCTACCGCGAAGTGGAAGTGTCCGACTGTATGCAAACGCTGTTCCGTGGCAACTCTCTGGGTAGTAAAATCATGGCATTCTGTTTCAAAATATACGGAGCCAGTTACTTGCAAGGACTGCTGGAGCCTCTAATTCGACCCCTGTTAGATGATCCAGTTACGAGTTTTGAAGTCGATCCCGCTCGTTTGGAAGCCTCTGAAGACATTGAAGTTAATCGCAAGAATTTGATCGCTCTAACGCAGAAAGTTTTCGATGCGATTGTCAATTCCGCAGATCGCTTTCCTCCCCAGTTGCGATCCATGTGCCACTGTCTGTATCAAGTGCTTAGCAAGCGTTTCCCCAATTTGCTCCAGAACAACATCGGAGCCGTCGGTACGGTGATCTTTCTTCGGTTTATCAACCCAGCGATCGTGTCCCCTCAGGAGCTGGGGATCGTCGGCAAACAAGTGCCAACTCAAATCAAGCGAGGTCTCATGTTGATGTCGAAAATCCTACAGAACATTGCGAACCACGTGGAATTTTCCAAAGAACAACACATGCTCTGCTTCAATGACTTTCTCCGTATGCACTTTGAAGGCGGGCGTCGGTTTTTCATCCAGATTGCATCCGATTGCGAAACAGTAGATCAGACGTCACACAGCATGAGCTTTATTTCGGATGCAAACGTGTTAGCACTGCACCGACTGTTGTGGTCACACCAGGAGCGGATCGGAGACTATCTGTCGAGTAGCCGCGATCACAAGGCGGTTGGTCGACGTCCCTTCGATAAAATGGCCACACTGTTGGCTTACCTTGGACCACCAGAACACAAACCGGTTGATTCGCATTTACTGTTTTCGAGCTACGCTCGTTGGAGTTCAATTGATATGTCGTCAACTAACTTCGAGGAAATCATGGTCAAGCATCAAATGCACGAAAAGGAAGAGTTTAAAACGCTCAAATCCATGAACATTTTCTATCAGGCAGGAACCAGCAAAGCTGGCAATCCCGTGTTTTATTACATTGCACGACGCTACAAAATCGGCGAGACAAACGGGGACCTGCTGATCTATCACGTGATTCTAACGCTGAAACCCTTCTGCCATTCGCCTTTCGAGGTCGTTATCGACTTCACGCACACCTGCTCGGACAACCGCTTTCGGACAGAGTTCCTACAGAAATGGTTTTACGTACTACCCGAAGTGGCCTACGAGAATCTCCACGCCGCTTACATCTACAATTGCAACTCATGGGTGCGAGAATACACGAAGTTTCACGATCGCATACTGGCCCCACTAAAAGGTTGCCGGAAGCTGATCTTCCTGGACTCACCAGCTCGACTAAACGACGTTATCGACCCGGAGCAGCAGAAACTTCCCGGTGCGACACTTTCCTTGGATGAAGATTTGAAAGTGTTCAACAATGCACTTAAACTCAGCCACAAGGATACCAAAGTGGCAATCAAAGTGGGCCCCACAGCCCTACAAATAACATCAGCCGAGAAGACAAAGGTCCTCGCCCACTCTGTCCTGCTGAATGACGTTTACTACGCATCCGAAATTGAGGAAGTCTGTCTGGTGGATGACAATCAGTTTACACTGTCCATCGCTAACGAAAGTTCGCAGCTCAGCTTTATTCACAACGATTGTGACAACATTGTGCAAGCCATAATTCACATCCGTAATCGCTGGGAGCTAAGTCAACCGGATTCGGTGACTGTGCATCAAAAGATCAGACCCAAAGATGTGCCAGGAACGCTGCTCAACATGGCATTACTTAATTTAGGTTCCTCTGATCCGAACCTGCGAACAGCGGCCTACAATCAGCTCTGCGCACTGACGGCGACTTTCGATcttaaaatcgaaggacaactgTTAGAGACCCAAGGACTGTGTATTCCTTCGAACAACACCATCTTTATTAAATCGGTAAGCGAAACATTGGCCACCAATGAGCCACATTTGACGCTTGAGTTCCTGGAGGAGTGCATCCAAGGTTTCCAAAGAAGTACGATCGAGTTGAAGCATTTGTGCTTGGAGTACATGACACCGTGGTTGGCCAATCTGGTGCGATTCTGCAAGCCATCGGACGAGAGCAAACGCCAGAAACAGGTGGCTTTAATCCTGGAGAAGTTAATCAATCTGACGATCGAACAGAAAGAAATGTATCCATCAATACAGGCGAAGATTTGGGGCTCGATTGGACAAATTCCGGAATTGATCGACATGGTATTGGACAATTTTATCCACAAATCGGTAAGTTCTGGATTGGGCTCGCCGCAAGTGGAGATCATGGCGGACACTGCCGTGGCCCTGGCATCCGCAAACGTGCAGCTGGTCGCGAAGAAAGTTATCGGTCGCCTTTGCCGTGTTATGGACAAAACCTGCCATTCGCCCACGCAGTATCTCGAGCAACATATGATGTGGGATGATATTGCAATTCTAGCTCGCTACCTGCTCATGTTGTCCTTCAACAACTGCTTGGATGTTGCCCGTCATCTGCCATATCTGTTTCACACCGTAACGTTCCTAGTTTGCAGCGGATCGCTCTCGATGCGCGCCTCGACCCACGGTCTAGTCATCAACATTATTCACTCGCTGTGTACCTGCACTAAACCGTCCTTTTCTGAGGAAACTCAACGAGTTCTTCGGCTGTCATTGGACGAATTCTCGCTGCCAAAATTCTATCTGCTGTTTGGCATTAGCAAAGTTAAATCCGCTGCTGTTACAGCTTTCCGTTCGTCCTGTCGACATCCAAACGACCGCTGGTTGGGTAACGAACGTGTCTCTCAAGCTCCACCTGCTGATCGTGAACGCCTAGCATTACCATCGCTGGAAGTCATAACGGATGCCTTGCTTGAAATCATGGAAGCCTGCATGCGAGACATTCCGGACTGCGACTGGCTACAGACCTGGACATCGTTGGCGAAAAGTTTTGCCTTCTGCTACAATCCTGCTTTACAACCACGAGCTCTGATTGTGTTTGGTTGTATCTCGAAAAGCATCACCGACCAGGACGTGAAACAGTTGCTACGCATACTGGTGAAAGCTTTGGAATCCTTCACGGATATTATTCTGTTGGAATCTTTAGTCATGTGCTTGACTCGGCTGCAGCCGTTGCTTCGACCTGAATCTCCCATACATAAAGCTTTGTTCTGGGTCGCCGTGAGTGTACTCCAACTGGACGAATCAACCCTCTACGCAGCGGGACTTGCCCTGCTAGAGCAGAACCTACACACGCTGAACTCGCAGCAGCTGTTCGACAAACAGAATATTGCGGACGTGATGATGGCCACCCGGGAACCACTGGAGTGGCACTTCAAACAGCTCGATCATGCCGTCGGGCTATCGTTCAAGTCGAACTTTCACTTTGCGCTGGTCGGTCATCTGCTAAAAGGCTTCCGCCATCCGACACCGACGACGGTTTCTCGTACCTCTCGCGTGCTGACCATGCTGCTGGGAATTGTTGCGAAGCCCCACCGGCGGGACAAATTCGAGGTGACACCGGATAGTGTGGCCTATTTAACGG CCTTGGTGTGTTTGTCGGAGGAAGTGCGCTCACGGTGTCACGTTAAGCACACGCTTCCCCGCTGGCCGGTTGAAACCGGTGGCGTCTCCGAACCCGGTGCTGGTGGTGGTGATCATCTATCTGCTGGTGGAGCCGGCAATCTACAGGCGACTGCCGCCGGTGGACAAAACGTTCGACGACAAAAGTCCTGGGATATGCTAGACCAATCGGCCATCCAGTATGCCCGACAATCGCACAAAGTACAACCGCATCAG GACCCGGCAATCAAAGGAAAATCCTGGCGAAGCTTAGACCTAACCCATAATCCACACATGGGAATGATCAGCCATTCCTCGTTTGTGTCACATGCTTGTACTAATACCAATACGACTACTAGCACACTTTCCGCGTATACTACCACCAATAACAACACTCTCACCAACAACGCAAATACTTCCGGTGGCAGTAGTCAGCATGGTGGAGCCTACCACAGAAGCGACTTCCGTAATCGTCGCTCCTCGTCGGAACCAGTCAACCACCAGATGGTGCTGGTCAATCCGAACATTGCCAAACTGATGGCCCTAAAACAAGCACACATTTACACCGGTACTAGTATCTCCTCTGCTTCTCCCTCCGCTACAACAGCGACCATAACTACTACTAACAATAGCAACATTAATACGAACGCTGCTAGTGCCGCAGTAACCATGATTATTACCAATACCATTAACTTGAATACTACTTGTACAAGCTCCGCCACTACCACAAGTACGCTGACGATCAATACTGCCAACAGTAGCGCGACAAACAGTACTAGCCCAGCGCAGTCTATCGAAGAGATTGAGAATGACGATGAGGCGAACAATTTTATCGTCGACTGTTTGCAAGACATTTCATCGATCAAA GAAAAGTGCTCCCAGACGGCCCGATTGCTTTTCAAAACGCAGCGCTCGTTCTCCGTTCCTACGCCCAAGGAAAGCCAGGGCAAATCCGCTGATCGGCAGAAG GAGCGCGGATCGCGATCTTCCGTGTCGAACGAATCGAACGTACTACTCGATCCGGAAGTGCTGCCGGATTCGTCTACGCAGGCCCTGGTGCTGACAGTGCTGGCCACACTGGTTAAGTACACCACAGACGAGGCGGAAACGCGAGTCCTCTATCAGTATCTGGCCGAGGGTTCGGTCGTTTTTCCGAAGGTATTCCCAGTGAT CCACTCTTTACTCGATCAGAAGGTCAACAATGTTTTGTCGGTGTCCACCGACCAGATCGTGCTGGCATCCGTGCAGAGCATCATCCAGAACATGCTGGCCAGCGAGGATGCATCCCAGCAACCGTTGCACTTTTTGCAGAGCTGTGGCTTTGGGGGGCTGTGGCGTTTTGCCGGACCGTTCACCAAG TACAACATGATGGTCGAATCGTCGGAACTGTTCGTCAACTGTCTGGAAGCGATGGTAGAAACCTGCCTGCCGATGGAGGAGAACACTCCGATGCCGCCGTCACCTCGGCCCTACAATCTAAGCTCGAGCTTGAGCAGCTTGACGCTCGGTTCGCCTACGGACAAAG AATCTCTGGATCACGACGGCTTTAGTGGTAGTGTAAGTTCCCTGCGCAGAGCTTCCTGCAGCAGAGCACGTAGCACTAAGCATCGATTCGTTGATAGTCCTACTCACAACATTTAG